In Strigops habroptila isolate Jane chromosome 4, bStrHab1.2.pri, whole genome shotgun sequence, a single genomic region encodes these proteins:
- the LOC115607561 gene encoding cytosolic 5'-nucleotidase 1A-like, with translation MAESESTVINTDVKQKDLNEALVIAVTTRAIFSLEEEHKLYLEKGKEEYTRHQQANQDKPLPPGTAFAFIQAVQHVNKKILESNPAEKDLFDILVLSNNSPESGVRIINSAKHYGLEISKFCFVSNEDSTQYLKSHGVKLFLSADRTDVCNALRRGVSAALVFQQEVQVPSTPLRVVFDGDAVLFSNETDQIFQEQGLEEAVQYEQAMEDVPMGEGPLKAFAMHLGKMRKKFSQEKSPIRTYLVTARSGRDMGIRAIKTLREWGLEIDEAFFMDGAPKGPILAQIQPHIFFDDGLHNIQGARNVGVPSAWVPSCC, from the exons ATGGCAGAGTCTGAAAGCACGGTCATAAACACCGATGTGAAACAG AAAGATCTCAATGAGGCACTCGTCATTGCAGTCACCACCAGAGCCatcttcagcctggaggaggagcACAAGCTCTACCTAGAGAAGGGCAAGGAGGAGTACACAAGGCACCAGCAGGCCAACCAGGACAAGCCCCTGCCACCAGGCACAGCTTTCGCCTTCATCCAG GCAGTGCAGCATGTGAACAAGAAGATCCTGGAGAGCAACCCAGCAGAGAAGGACCTCTTTGATATCCTGGTGCTCTCAAACAACAGCCCTGAGAGTGGTGTGCGCATCATCAACAGTGCCAAGCACTATG GCCTGGAAATCTCCAAGTTCTGCTTCGTCAGCAATGAAGACTCTACGCAGTACCTGAAGTCCCACGGGGTCAAGCTCTTCCTCTCAGCTGACAGGACAGATGTCTGCAATGCCCTCCGGAGAG GTGTCTCGGCAGCGCTGGTCTTCCAGCAGGAAGTGCAGGTCCCCAGCACCCCGCTCCGTGTGGTGTTCGATGGGGATGCTGTGCTCTTCTCCAATGAGACGGACCAGATCTTCcaagagcaggggctggaggaggcagtGCAGTATGAGCAAGCAATGGAGGATGTGCCTATGGGAGAG GGTCCCCTGAAGGCTTTTGCCATGCACCTTGGGAAAATGCGCAAGAAATTCAGCCAGGAAAAATCCCCCATCCGCACGTACCTGGTGACCGCCCGCAGTGGCCGGGACATGGGCATCCGAGCCATCAAGACACTCCGGGAATGGGGTCTGGAAATTGACGAGGCTTTCTTCATGGACGGGGCTCCCAAGGGCCCCATCCTCGCCCAGATCCAGCCCCACATTTTCTTTGATGATGGGCTTCATAACATCCAGGGAGCTCGGAATGTGGGTGTACCCTCTGCCTGggtcccctcctgctgctga
- the SYT8 gene encoding synaptotagmin-8 yields MALGPGATSAMVAADLLAAQPGSWHTSPAAAPHPKGGHPSLAMVLAAGKSRATASPLTSSPVATTTTVQPGFLRGWLSRIPLPKWALIAVAVAVAILLLLFLICIIRCCCGKKKPKKKERVSLHAVSSSTTASLVQPEMEDLEQGVEQTGRGKLQYSLEYNFRAQELKVGVKQAAELKAMDSGGTSDPYVIVYLTSDMKKRYETKVYRKTLNPVFNESFTFQVPQAEVPESTLVMQIYDFNRFTKHDIIGEVRLPLASVSLQHVIEQWSDLVAASKVEEEQLGEICFSLRYVPSTGKLTVLILEAKKLKRMDSHGLSDPFVKVHLILNRKKWKKKTTSVKKNTLSPYFNEVFVFEVPFNQIQNMDVVISVWDHDKVTKNEPIGKLFLGCRATGNQLRHWSDMLSNPRRPLAQWHSLQPPDVVDKALGLKSHLKLPLPSR; encoded by the exons ATGGCACTGGGACCAGGTGCCACCAGTGCCATGGTAGCTGCAGACCTGCTGGCTGCTCAGCCGGGCTCCTGGCACACCTCTCCTGCTGCCGCTCCTCACCCAAAAGGAG GTCACCCCAGCTTAGCCATGGTGCTGGCAGCCGGCAAAAGCAGAGCAACAGCCTCCCCACTCACCAGCAGCCCTGtggccaccaccaccacggTTCAGCCAGGCTTCCTGCGTGGCTGGCTTAGCCGGATCCCAC TACCCAAATGGGCACTCATCGCTGTGGCTGTGGCAGTGGccattctcctcctcctcttcctcatctgcATCATCAGGTGCTGCTGTGGAAAGAAGAAGCCCAAGAAGAAGGAGAGAGTCAGCTTGCATGCTGTCAGCAGCTCCACCACCGCCAGCCTC GTCCAGCCCGAGATGGAGGACCTGGAGCAGGGTGTGGAGCAGACAGGGCGAGGAAAGCTGCAGTACTCCCTGGAGTACAACTTCCGTGCGCAGGAG CTGAAGGTTGGCGTgaagcaggcagctgagctgaAGGCCATGGACAGCGGAGGCACATCCGATCCATACGTGATCGTCTACCTAACGTCCGATATGAAGAAGAGATATGAGACCAAGGTTTACCGCAAGACCCTGAACCCTGTCTTCAACGAGAGCTTCACTTTCCAG GTACCCCAGGCAGAGGTGCCTGAATCCACACTGGTGATGCAGATCTATGACTTCAACCGCTTTACCAAGCATGACATCATTGGTGAGGTCCGGCTGCCCCTGGCCAGCGTCAGCCTGCAGCATGTCATTGAGCAGTGGAGTGACCTGGTGGCAGCCAGTAAAGTGGAG GAAGAACAGCTGGGCGAGATCTGCTTCTCGCTGCGCTATGTCCCCAGCACTGGCAAGCTGACGGTGCTCATCCTGGAAGCCAAGAAGCTGAAGCGTATGGATTCTCATGGGCTCTCAG ACCCTTTTGTGAAGGTGCATCTCATCCTgaacaggaagaaatggaagaagaagaCAACCAGTGTGAAGAAAAACACCTTAAGCCCTTATTTCAATGAGGTGTTTGTTTTTGAGGTGCCTTTCAATCAGATCCAG AACATGGATGTGGTCATCTCTGTCTGGGATCACGACAAAGTGACCAAGAATGAGCCCATCGGCAAGCTCTTCCTGGGCTGCCGAGCCACGGGCAACCAGCTGCGGCACTGGTCCGACATGCTTTCCAACCCCCGCCGGCCCCTTGCCCAGTGGCACAGCCTGCAACCCCCTGATGTGGTCGACAAAGCCCTGGGGCTGAAGTCCCACCTCAAGCTGCCCCTGCCCTCCAGATAG